Proteins encoded by one window of Acuticoccus sp. MNP-M23:
- a CDS encoding FAD-dependent oxidoreductase: MPDSAGGPRVAVLGAGIAGAAAADALTRAGASVRVFDKARGPGGRMASRRVTLPDGTETTFDHGAQWFAPCDPRFAALVADAERAGAVAPWRDAPGGAMVGTPRMNALVRHALGGAEARYGATISQLDRQPDGWHLADADGPVDAPFDGVLSTLPAPQFGPLAAPHVPSRAQAADAARYAPCWALMLAFAPDTAAQLEGIAHDALAADGFDWVAFDGGKPGRRGATLMVHADGVWSTDNLERPREDIADAMTATVCGRFDLPVPVHAAAHRWRYSRVLTPAPAAAGADVSGIAVAGDWTAGPNVEDAYLSGLNAAAALLSVLRV; the protein is encoded by the coding sequence ATGCCTGACAGCGCGGGAGGGCCGCGCGTTGCCGTTCTGGGCGCCGGGATTGCCGGGGCTGCGGCGGCGGATGCGCTGACAAGAGCCGGTGCGTCCGTGCGTGTATTCGACAAGGCGCGAGGGCCGGGCGGGCGGATGGCAAGCCGTCGGGTCACGCTCCCGGACGGCACCGAAACCACCTTCGACCATGGCGCCCAGTGGTTCGCGCCGTGCGATCCGCGGTTTGCCGCCCTTGTGGCCGACGCCGAACGTGCCGGCGCCGTGGCACCATGGCGCGATGCGCCCGGAGGGGCGATGGTCGGCACACCCCGCATGAACGCGCTCGTCCGCCATGCACTCGGCGGCGCCGAAGCGCGGTATGGCGCCACCATTTCGCAGCTCGACAGGCAGCCGGACGGCTGGCACCTGGCAGATGCCGACGGGCCTGTGGACGCCCCGTTCGATGGTGTTCTTTCCACGCTTCCTGCGCCGCAATTCGGCCCGCTCGCCGCACCCCATGTGCCCTCCCGGGCGCAAGCTGCCGACGCGGCCCGCTACGCGCCATGCTGGGCGCTGATGCTGGCCTTTGCGCCCGACACGGCCGCGCAGCTTGAGGGCATCGCGCACGATGCGTTGGCCGCCGACGGTTTCGATTGGGTCGCTTTTGATGGGGGCAAGCCGGGCCGCAGAGGGGCAACGCTGATGGTTCATGCGGACGGCGTCTGGTCCACCGACAATCTCGAGCGCCCGCGCGAAGACATTGCCGATGCGATGACCGCCACGGTGTGCGGGCGGTTTGACCTGCCGGTGCCGGTGCATGCCGCCGCGCACCGCTGGCGCTATTCCAGAGTGCTCACGCCAGCGCCAGCTGCCGCAGGGGCCGATGTCTCGGGCATCGCTGTCGCGGGGGACTGGACTGCCGGCCCCAACGTGGAAGACGCCTATCTCAGCGGCCTCAATGCCGCCGCTGCTTTG